Below is a window of Candidatus Binatia bacterium DNA.
GTCGTGCTGGCCGGCGAGCTCGCCGAAGTCTCTCTTCAATGCAGCGAGGACGCCGCGATCCGTGCCGTGCTCCTGCGCGCAGAGGGACCAATCTTCTGCGGAGGAGGCGACGTCGCGAGCTTTCGCGGTGCCGACGACTTCCCCGTGCTGCTTCGCCGCATCACGCAGGGACTGCATGTGGCAGTCTCCCGCTTCGCGCGCATGAACGCGCCGCTGGTTGCCGCCGTCGCGGGTACTGCGGCCGGTGCGGGCATGAGCCTGGCGTGTTCCTGCGACCTCGTCATCGCCTCCGACAACGCGCGCTTCACGATGGCCTACACGCGCATCGGACTGGTGCCCGACGGCAGCTCGACGTGGTTCTTGCCGCGTCGCATCGGGCTCGGCCGCGCGCGCGACCTCATGCTGCGAAACCGCGTACTCACGGCAGCCGACGCGTTGGCGTGGGGTGTCATCGACGAAGTGGTTCCCGCCGCCGACCTGGACGCCCACGCGCGCCGCATTGCGCGCGATCTGGCCGCCGGCCCGACGCTGGCTTTCGGCGAAACCAAGCGCCTGCTCGCGCAGACGTTCGACAACGGGCTCGAGACCCAGATGGAAATGGAGGCGATCGGCATCTGCGCGATGGGCGGCACCGAGGACTCACGCGAAGGCGTGCGTGCGTTTTTCGAGAAGAGACCGGCCAAGTTCCGCGCGCGCTGAAGAGCGCTGCACAGATTCGTCCGACCCGGAGGGCACGGATGCGAATTCGACAGATTGCGCTCGTTGCGCGCGACCTCGATCCGGTCCTGGCCGACCTCAGGGCAGTGCTCGGCCTCGGAGAGCCTTTCGCCGATCCCGGCGTCGGTGTGTTCGGGCTTCGAAACGGAGTCTTCCCGCTCGGAGAGCATTTCCTCGAAGTCGTCTCCCCGAAGCAAGAAGGAACGTCGGCAGGACGCTTCCTCGCGC
It encodes the following:
- a CDS encoding enoyl-CoA hydratase-related protein — translated: MSYQRLRFDVSDGLAEITLCRPDAANAIDVVLAGELAEVSLQCSEDAAIRAVLLRAEGPIFCGGGDVASFRGADDFPVLLRRITQGLHVAVSRFARMNAPLVAAVAGTAAGAGMSLACSCDLVIASDNARFTMAYTRIGLVPDGSSTWFLPRRIGLGRARDLMLRNRVLTAADALAWGVIDEVVPAADLDAHARRIARDLAAGPTLAFGETKRLLAQTFDNGLETQMEMEAIGICAMGGTEDSREGVRAFFEKRPAKFRAR